One Lucilia cuprina isolate Lc7/37 chromosome 4, ASM2204524v1, whole genome shotgun sequence DNA segment encodes these proteins:
- the LOC111679504 gene encoding stress response protein NST1, which produces MTHPKREKSSNNKDTRWDRIRKRHCSNISTNLKSDAVKKFIEIDYIGRHQQNIMKGDNSSQSNLDPVLVMNLRHEMFKKIPRKLPLATVAYAKNLQQCKEHNIAVEDHYIENQLNQFRMHLQKQHKQNRVPEKKLHSLLIDNTEIIKSLESSHKHIEDFYNTPLDALQEVHDLFADELEKHVNLMEDKDFRERKNNTLEMEESTLENNRNNEIIGTEVANLLEEKELLLAMDSQKNNGVKPEENIIDFMAERMNELNLNNEIFDLNSQIITEENCQRTPSPLANTDEILKPLREVIEEQNVPHLRCVRFDNDINVCQLKRESSVCSNTSDGIDSVISDLAEEALKELEMEEEFKLENILEENNSENNLILNGYSLHNAKSETGDLIVTGKTTHYVKSSEEENENVITSESSSKELEDNTYSHNEKSNIIENLFQTCNHNNTSIMRKYFLKWIHYTNIEKIEREHVDGRADRVKKINIFLDKIRIEKTRLKHSQKTESESTSENDHKKCVGKKDTLENVKVNKKYQNKIKVQQDIIDLQRLKLERQERIIMELKLHKLSEEAKEARQELKNELKSVIRSGDPKSKAKAKCLQLIGNLKDEEDDNLNKLQGKALLMPKFLQNMQERALERSIRHEQAKQRRLQQEAEREAQKLALEEAKRQEDEEAKRLRIEALREKRRQEKMAKIIKERERQKYLENQRKAQEFYKRNLLKRIGMESFKRLLQRKRDNLKKCEELRRSLYKKTYFQAWFSLYRILKARRNQKADELYEKILKRQYLQIWLQYVYEERSKFNVAVDYHEFKLTESMFRQWWTYSKRMQMVEETKMKQAVSHHEWHLKWKVLDCWQRLPQILQLEKETEERRQRWRLKIWELLPDYTPNRDDLNFM; this is translated from the exons atgacaCATCCGAAACGTGAAAAATCATCCAACAATAAGGATACACGATGGGATCGCATACGTAAACGGCATTGCAGCAATATTTCAACTAATTTAAAATCAGATGCTGTAAAAAAGTTCATAGAAATTGACTACATCGGACGACACcaacaaaatataatgaaagGTGACAACAGCAGCCAATCAAATCTTGATCCTGTCTTAGTAATGAATCTAAGACATGAAATg tttaaaaagatACCTAGAAAATTACCCCTAGCAACGGTTGCCTACGCTAAGAATTTGCAACAGTGCAAGGAGCACAATATTGCTGTCGAAGATCATTATATAGAGAATCAATTAAATCAATTTCGTATGCATTTGCAAAAGCAACATAAGCAGAACAGAGTGCCTGAGAAAAAGTTGCACTCTTTGTTAATCGATAATACGGAGATTATAAAAAGTTTGGAATCTTCTCATAAACATATAGAAGATTTTTATAATACACCCTTAGATGCATTACAGGAAGTTCATGACTTATTTGCAGATGAATTAGAAAAACATGTCAACTTGATGGAAGATAAAGACTttagagaaagaaaaaacaatacgCTGGAAATGGAAGAGAGTACACTGGAAAATAATAGGAACAATGAGATAATAGGAACAGAAGTAGCAAATTTATTAGAAGAAAAAGAACTGTTATTAGCAATGGATAGTCAAAAGAATAATGGAGTGAAACCAGaagaaaatattatagattttatggctgaaagaatgaatgaattaaatttgaataatgAAATATTCGATCTGAATTCTCAAATTATAACAGAAGAGAACTGTCAACGAACACCCAGTCCATTGGCTAATACAGACGAGATTTTAAAGCCATTAAGGGAGGTAATAGAAGAACAAAATGTTCCACACTTAAGATGCGTTAGATTTGACAATGACATTAACGTTTGTCAGCTTAAAAGAGAATCTTCTGTATGTTCAAATACTAGCGATGGTATAGATTCAGTAATATCGGATTTAGCTGAAGAGGCCTTAAAAGAATTAGAAATGGAAGAAgagtttaaattagaaaatatattggaGGAAAATAATtcagaaaacaatttaattttaaatggatATTCTCTACACAATGCTAAAAGTGAAACCGGTGATTTAATAGTTACTGGTAAGACAACTCATTATGTCAAATCTTCAgaagaagaaaatgaaaacGTAATTACTTCAGAAAGCTCTTCTAAGGAATTAGAAGATAACACATATTCACATAatgaaaaatcaaatattatagaaaatttatttcaaacttgTAACCACAACAATACCTCTATAATgcgtaaatattttctaaaatggaTTCATTATACTAACATTGAAAAAATTGAAAGGGAACATGTAGATGGAAGAGCAGATCGtgttaaaaagataaatattttcttagacaAAATACGCATAGAAAAAACACGTTTGAAACATAGTCAGAAAACAGAAAGTGAATCCACATCCGAAAATGATCATAAGAAATGTGTTGGGAAAAAGGACACATTAGAAAATGTTAAAgtaaataagaaatatcaaaacAA AATTAAAGTACAACAAGATATCATAGATTTACAACGTCTAAAGTTGGAGCGTCAGGAACGTATAATAATGGAACTAAAGCTACACAAATTGTCTGAGGAAGCTAAAGAGGCACGTCAGGAATTGAAGAATGAATTAAAATCCGTTATACGATCAGGTGATCCCAAATCTAAGGCCAAGGCGAAATGTTTACAATTAATAGGTAATCTAAAGGATGAGGAAGATGATAATTTGAATAAACTACAGGGTAAAGCACTTCTAATGCCGAAATTCTTGCAAAATATGCAAGAAAGGGCTTTGGAACGAAGTATACGTCATGAACAAGCTAAACAAAGAAGACTACAACAGGAAGCCGAAAGAGAGGCTCAAAAACTAGCTCTAGAAGAAGCCAAA CGTCAAGAAGATGAAGAAGCTAAACGATTGCGTATAGAAGCCTTAAGAGAAAAACGACGCCAAGAGAAAATGGCTAAAATCATTAAAGAACGTGAACGGCAGAAGTACTTAGAAAATCAACGTAAGGCACAAGAATTCTACAAACGCAACTTGCTTAAACGCATTGGCATGGAGTCTTTTAAACGACTGCTGCAACGCAAAAGAGATAATCTTAAGAAATGTGAAGAACTTAGACGTTCGTTATACAAGAAAACCTATTTTCAAGCCTGGTTTAGTTTATATCGTATACTTAAAGCTAGACGCAATCAAAAGGCAGATGAATtatatgagaaaattttaaaacgtcAATATCTACAGATTTGGTTGCAATATGTCTACGAAGAACGTAGTAAATTTAATGTTGCCGTTGACTATCATGAATTCAAATTGACCGAAAGCATGTTCCGTCAATGGTGGACATATTCGAAACGAATGCAAATGGTTGAGGAGACTAAAATGAAACAGGCCGTGTCGCATCATGAATG GCATCTAAAATGGAAAGTATTGGATTGTTGGCAAAGGTTGCCACAAATATTACAACTCGAAAAGGAAACCGAGGAAAGGAGACAAAGATGGCGTCTTAAAATTTGGGAACTTTTACCTGACTACACACCAAACCGAGATGAtttgaattttatgtaa